In Nitrospira sp., one genomic interval encodes:
- a CDS encoding response regulator: MKASAWTGIGMLLGRTRTRTVFLQSLVAGILAYELLVGNETVFGHHGSRLVAAGLVVISAAIMLLPRGLLERPWFPGALISLNTVLVTGTIYLSGNASSELYLTYFLLVLIASSATSLRQLIGPSLVICAGYGVLVGEHAAQAGALDVGHLLGIPILLIMAVFYGLMLETVATERRRSRSLEANVQGLKQSEQALEQRRAQLETRVRGLKEGLSRANQEIRQGMVTRTGLERQLREAQKFEVVGRLTSKMAHEFGETLAVIGSQTGIILSKTRSGDPVHAAAQEILRAGERATVLTAQLLAVRVHDTGVRDTLALGPAVEGLRGTLQSMLPDRIDLQVIPAQMEVLVELSQERLEQVLLHLVANARDAMSEGGRLAIAWKIVTGEELPAEQLEKDPRRRMVRIAVQDSGRGMTVDVQSQMFEPFFSTKEANAGLGLTLVYGIVRQYGGTIEVESRPGRGTTVFVYTPLVERRSLMREAGVVAGALSKGHETVLLVEEDEIVRRLTSATLHRHHYQVLEAGSAVEALLLAQQHQGPIHLTVSHLSMAEINGGELAQRLALQHPTMKALFLSGFPDATVASHHGARRHFLQRPYGQRELAGKVREVLDA; encoded by the coding sequence ATGAAGGCATCCGCATGGACGGGCATCGGGATGTTGCTTGGTCGGACGCGAACTCGAACGGTGTTCTTGCAAAGTTTGGTAGCGGGGATCCTGGCCTATGAGTTGCTGGTCGGCAATGAGACGGTGTTCGGTCACCATGGCAGCCGTCTCGTCGCGGCGGGTCTGGTGGTCATCAGCGCTGCGATCATGCTGTTGCCACGAGGCTTGCTGGAGCGCCCCTGGTTCCCAGGAGCGTTGATCAGTCTCAATACCGTGCTGGTGACGGGCACGATCTACCTGTCTGGAAATGCGAGCTCCGAGTTATACCTGACCTATTTCTTGTTGGTGCTGATTGCCTCATCGGCCACATCGCTCCGGCAGCTCATCGGCCCGTCATTGGTGATCTGTGCCGGCTACGGTGTTTTGGTCGGTGAACATGCGGCGCAGGCCGGTGCGCTGGACGTGGGGCACCTCCTGGGCATTCCCATTCTACTGATCATGGCCGTGTTTTACGGCCTGATGCTGGAAACGGTCGCAACGGAGCGCCGGCGCAGCCGATCGCTGGAAGCCAATGTACAAGGGTTGAAACAGTCCGAACAGGCGTTGGAGCAGCGCCGTGCACAGCTGGAGACGCGAGTGCGTGGACTGAAAGAGGGATTATCCCGCGCGAACCAAGAAATTCGCCAGGGCATGGTGACGCGTACCGGACTGGAACGGCAATTGCGGGAGGCGCAGAAGTTCGAGGTGGTGGGGCGGCTGACGTCCAAGATGGCACATGAATTCGGAGAAACGCTCGCAGTCATCGGCAGTCAGACCGGCATCATTCTGTCGAAGACGAGGTCCGGTGATCCCGTGCATGCGGCGGCGCAAGAAATCCTCAGGGCTGGCGAGCGGGCGACGGTATTGACCGCGCAACTATTGGCCGTGCGTGTCCACGACACCGGGGTTCGGGATACCCTCGCGCTGGGGCCGGCCGTCGAGGGGTTGCGCGGGACGCTGCAAAGTATGCTGCCCGATCGCATCGATCTGCAGGTGATACCGGCGCAGATGGAAGTCTTGGTCGAACTCAGTCAGGAACGCCTCGAACAGGTCCTGTTGCATTTGGTCGCCAATGCGCGTGACGCGATGTCCGAGGGCGGGCGCCTTGCCATCGCGTGGAAGATTGTGACGGGCGAGGAATTGCCGGCGGAGCAGCTTGAAAAGGATCCACGACGTCGCATGGTGCGGATTGCCGTTCAGGATAGTGGGCGAGGCATGACCGTGGACGTGCAATCCCAGATGTTCGAGCCCTTCTTCTCTACCAAGGAAGCGAACGCCGGCCTCGGGTTGACGCTGGTGTATGGCATCGTCCGGCAATACGGAGGGACAATCGAAGTCGAGAGCCGACCAGGAAGAGGCACGACGGTCTTCGTGTATACGCCCTTGGTGGAACGGAGAAGTCTCATGAGAGAGGCGGGCGTCGTGGCTGGGGCCCTGTCGAAGGGCCATGAGACAGTCCTGCTGGTCGAAGAGGATGAGATCGTCAGGCGATTGACCTCAGCGACATTACATCGTCACCACTACCAGGTGTTGGAAGCGGGATCGGCTGTCGAGGCGTTGCTCCTGGCACAACAACACCAGGGGCCGATTCACCTCACGGTCAGTCACCTATCGATGGCGGAGATCAACGGAGGTGAATTGGCGCAACGTTTGGCGTTGCAGCATCCCACCATGAAAGCTCTCTTCCTGTCCGGTTTCCCTGACGCCACGGTCGCGAGCCATCACGGGGCCAGGAGGCACTTCTTGCAGCGGCCCTATGGGCAGCGGGAATTGGCCGGGAAGGTACGAGAAGTGCTCGACGCCTGA